Proteins from a single region of Pseudomonas quebecensis:
- the yghU gene encoding glutathione-dependent disulfide-bond oxidoreductase codes for MTDYVPPKVWTWDTESGGTFASINRPIAGPTHDKALPVGKHPLQLYSLATPNGQKVTILLEELLALGHTGAEYDAWLIKIGDGDQFGSGFVDVNPNSKIPALMDHSGATPIRVFESGAILQYLAEKFGAFFPTEPAARAECLSWLFWQMGSAPYLGGGFGHFYAYAPSKMEYPINRFAMETKRQLDVLDKRLAVSEYIAGDEYTIADIAIWPWYGGLVKGRLYGAAEFLAVHEYPHVQRWAEAIEARPAVQRGRRVNRVSGEPHEQLAERHDASDLD; via the coding sequence ATGACCGATTACGTACCCCCTAAAGTCTGGACCTGGGACACCGAAAGCGGCGGCACCTTCGCCAGCATCAACCGGCCGATTGCCGGTCCCACACACGACAAGGCGCTGCCGGTCGGCAAGCATCCGTTGCAGCTGTACTCCCTGGCCACGCCCAATGGGCAGAAGGTCACGATCCTGCTCGAAGAACTGCTGGCCCTGGGGCACACCGGTGCGGAATACGATGCCTGGTTGATCAAGATCGGCGACGGCGACCAGTTCGGCAGTGGCTTTGTCGACGTCAACCCGAACTCGAAAATCCCGGCCCTGATGGACCACAGCGGCGCCACGCCGATTCGGGTGTTCGAGTCCGGCGCGATCCTGCAGTACCTGGCCGAGAAATTCGGCGCGTTCTTCCCCACCGAACCGGCGGCCCGCGCAGAGTGTTTGTCATGGTTGTTCTGGCAGATGGGCAGCGCGCCGTACCTGGGCGGTGGTTTCGGGCATTTCTATGCGTATGCGCCAAGCAAGATGGAATACCCGATCAATCGCTTTGCCATGGAGACCAAGCGCCAGCTGGATGTGCTGGATAAGCGCCTGGCCGTGAGCGAGTACATTGCCGGGGACGAATACACCATCGCCGACATCGCCATCTGGCCCTGGTACGGTGGGTTGGTCAAAGGCCGCTTGTATGGGGCGGCCGAGTTTCTGGCGGTGCACGAGTACCCGCACGTACAGCGCTGGGCCGAGGCGATTGAAGCACGCCCGGCAGTGCAGCGTGGGCGGCGGGTGAACCGGGTCTCGGGCGAGCCCCATGAGCAGTTGGCTGAGCGGCATGACGCAAGTGATCTGGATTGA
- a CDS encoding AraC family transcriptional regulator, whose protein sequence is MPTDTAFTLSSELINELLRSMRLRGVQYRRIQAGPVFGIGFATKPGHAYFHFLAAGCATLRMEDGSLFELSAGNAVFIAHGGAHALLSNPADPVQDIASFDAAPLGDTVCAVNASPDEPANTLLFSACMEFELDSIQGLGNLMPALMLIDAGGQRYPGLMPILAVMEREVSSARVGYAGILARLADVVAAMIVRGWVECACANASGLAAALRDNRLAGALLALHQQPGRDWSVAELAAHCHTSRSVFADRFQATLGVPPLRYVTELRMRLASQWLTLERLPIEEVAYRLGYTSQAAFSRAYKRITGQPPGASRQGFRSPA, encoded by the coding sequence ATGCCAACCGACACTGCATTCACGCTGTCTTCCGAACTGATCAACGAACTGCTGCGCAGCATGCGCCTGCGCGGCGTGCAGTACCGGCGCATCCAGGCCGGGCCGGTGTTCGGCATCGGCTTTGCGACCAAGCCGGGCCATGCGTATTTCCATTTCCTGGCTGCCGGCTGCGCGACCTTGCGAATGGAAGACGGCAGCCTCTTTGAGCTGTCGGCGGGAAACGCGGTGTTTATCGCCCACGGTGGCGCGCATGCGCTGTTATCCAACCCGGCTGACCCCGTGCAGGACATCGCCAGCTTCGACGCCGCCCCGCTGGGCGATACCGTGTGTGCCGTGAACGCCTCGCCCGACGAGCCTGCCAATACCCTGCTGTTCAGCGCCTGCATGGAGTTCGAACTCGACAGTATCCAGGGCCTGGGCAACCTGATGCCGGCCTTGATGCTGATCGATGCGGGAGGCCAGCGTTACCCCGGCCTGATGCCGATCCTGGCGGTGATGGAACGCGAAGTCTCCAGCGCCCGCGTCGGGTATGCCGGCATCCTGGCGCGTCTGGCCGATGTGGTGGCGGCGATGATCGTGCGCGGCTGGGTCGAATGCGCCTGCGCCAACGCGTCGGGCCTGGCGGCCGCCTTGCGCGACAACCGCCTGGCGGGCGCCCTGCTCGCCCTGCACCAGCAACCGGGCCGCGACTGGAGCGTGGCCGAACTGGCGGCGCACTGTCATACCTCGCGCTCGGTGTTCGCCGATCGTTTCCAGGCCACCCTGGGGGTGCCACCACTGCGTTACGTGACCGAGCTGCGCATGCGCCTGGCCAGCCAGTGGCTGACCCTGGAACGCCTGCCCATCGAGGAAGTGGCGTACCGCCTCGGCTATACCTCACAGGCCGCTTTCAGCCGCGCCTACAAACGCATCACCGGGCAACCGCCGGGCGCCAGCCGGCAGGGATTCAGAAGCCCGGCATAA
- a CDS encoding glutathione S-transferase family protein, which produces MKLIGMLDSPYVRRVAISLELYGVDFVHEPLSVFRTFDEFAQINPVVKAPTLVLDDGTVLMDSSLILEYLETLAPADRKLLPQKPGALARDLHILGLALAACEKSVQIVYEHNLRPAEKLHAPWLERVSGQLLAAYGLLDKQLGDSEALTQASITAAVAWSFSQFTVASVVKADAFPHLQRHAERLEQHPAFKRYPIA; this is translated from the coding sequence ATGAAACTGATCGGCATGCTGGACTCGCCCTACGTGCGCCGCGTGGCTATTTCCCTGGAGTTATATGGGGTGGATTTTGTGCACGAGCCCTTGTCCGTGTTCCGCACCTTCGATGAATTCGCGCAGATCAACCCGGTGGTCAAGGCGCCGACCCTGGTGCTGGACGATGGCACGGTGTTGATGGACTCCAGCCTGATCCTGGAATACCTCGAAACCCTGGCCCCGGCTGATAGGAAGTTGTTGCCCCAGAAGCCTGGCGCACTTGCCCGCGACCTGCACATCCTTGGCTTGGCCCTGGCAGCTTGTGAGAAAAGCGTGCAGATCGTTTATGAGCACAACTTGCGCCCGGCCGAGAAACTGCACGCGCCGTGGCTTGAACGCGTCAGCGGGCAGTTGCTCGCGGCCTATGGGTTGCTGGACAAACAGTTGGGCGACAGCGAAGCGCTGACCCAGGCGTCGATCACAGCCGCCGTCGCCTGGTCGTTCAGTCAGTTCACTGTGGCCTCGGTGGTCAAGGCGGATGCGTTTCCCCATCTGCAACGGCATGCCGAGCGCTTGGAGCAGCATCCCGCGTTCAAGCGTTACCCGATCGCCTAA
- a CDS encoding substrate-binding domain-containing protein, with protein MNRRRGIRSLCCAAVAVSAMSLSGLVLAADAVKIGFLVKQAEEPWFQTEWAFAEKAAKDKGFELIKIAVPDGEKTLSAIDSLAANGAKGFVICPPDVSLGPAIVAKAKLNDMKVMAVDDRFVDAKGKFMEDVPYLGMAAFEVGQKQGAAMAAEAKKRGWDWKDTYAVVNTFNELDTGKKRTDGSIDSLKKAGFPADHILTAALKTLDVPGSMDATNSALVKLPSGVKNLIIGGMNDNTVLGGVRATEAAGFKAANVIGIGINGTDAIGELKKPDSGFFGSMLPSPHIEGYKTAEMMYEWVTKGTEPPKYTAMDEVTLITRENFKQELEKIGLWK; from the coding sequence ATGAATCGTCGTCGTGGTATCCGTTCCCTGTGCTGCGCCGCTGTAGCGGTATCGGCCATGAGCTTGAGCGGGCTGGTGCTGGCCGCTGATGCAGTCAAAATCGGCTTTCTGGTCAAGCAGGCTGAAGAGCCGTGGTTCCAGACCGAGTGGGCTTTCGCTGAAAAAGCCGCCAAGGACAAGGGTTTTGAATTGATCAAGATCGCCGTGCCCGACGGCGAGAAAACCCTCTCGGCCATCGACAGCCTGGCCGCCAACGGCGCCAAGGGCTTTGTGATCTGCCCGCCGGATGTGTCTCTGGGCCCGGCGATTGTGGCCAAGGCTAAGCTCAACGACATGAAGGTCATGGCGGTGGACGACCGTTTCGTCGACGCCAAGGGCAAGTTTATGGAAGACGTGCCGTACCTGGGTATGGCGGCCTTCGAAGTGGGCCAGAAGCAGGGCGCCGCCATGGCCGCCGAAGCGAAGAAGCGCGGTTGGGACTGGAAGGATACCTACGCGGTGGTCAACACCTTCAATGAACTCGATACCGGTAAAAAACGCACCGACGGTTCGATTGATTCGCTGAAAAAAGCCGGTTTCCCTGCAGACCACATCCTTACCGCTGCGCTGAAAACCCTGGATGTACCGGGCAGCATGGACGCCACCAACTCGGCCCTGGTCAAACTTCCAAGCGGCGTGAAAAACCTGATCATCGGCGGTATGAACGACAACACCGTGCTCGGCGGCGTACGCGCCACCGAAGCGGCCGGTTTCAAGGCGGCTAATGTGATCGGTATCGGCATCAACGGCACCGACGCCATCGGCGAGCTGAAAAAACCCGACAGCGGTTTCTTCGGCTCGATGCTGCCAAGCCCGCATATCGAAGGCTACAAAACCGCAGAGATGATGTACGAGTGGGTAACCAAAGGCACCGAACCGCCTAAATACACGGCCATGGACGAAGTGACGCTGATCACCCGTGAGAACTTCAAGCAGGAACTGGAAAAGATCGGCCTGTGGAAATAA
- a CDS encoding MFS transporter: MNDCVCHAPAHDRVEPTTPAWMAVFSLAMGVFGLLTAEYLPASLLTPMALDLGVSEALAGQAVTVTAVVALFAGLLVPGLTRGIDRRLVLLGFSTLMIASNLLVAFSSSLVVLLLMRILLGIALGGFWSMAAAVAMRLVPAASLPRALSIIFSGIAVGTVVAVPLGSYLGGLYGWRSAFVAAAAVGVVTLAFQLFTLPRLAPSGTARLRTVLDVLLRPGIAIGMFGCVLVHTGHFALFTYIRPFLESTTGVGTEGLALMLLGFGAANFVGTLLAGWWLVRNPRGTLVLMPALVGAAALALVLLPASLPGQALLLALWGMAFGGVPVAWSNWVARAVPDQAESAGGMVVASVQSAIAAGAAGGGAMFSATGIDGVFLGAGCLMLLAALLIALRVQVPRHTSAGSVTHARSLV; encoded by the coding sequence ATGAATGATTGTGTGTGCCATGCCCCTGCCCATGACAGGGTCGAGCCGACCACCCCGGCCTGGATGGCGGTGTTTTCCCTGGCGATGGGCGTGTTCGGCCTGCTCACGGCCGAATACCTGCCGGCCAGCCTGCTGACACCGATGGCCCTGGACCTGGGCGTATCGGAAGCGCTGGCCGGCCAAGCGGTCACGGTCACGGCGGTGGTGGCCTTGTTCGCCGGGTTGCTGGTGCCCGGCCTGACGCGCGGCATCGACCGGCGCCTGGTGCTGTTGGGGTTCTCCACGCTGATGATTGCGTCCAACCTGCTGGTGGCGTTCTCGTCCAGCCTCGTGGTGCTGTTGTTGATGCGCATCCTGCTGGGCATTGCCCTTGGCGGTTTCTGGAGCATGGCGGCGGCCGTTGCCATGCGCCTGGTGCCGGCGGCGTCGCTGCCACGGGCGCTGTCGATTATCTTCAGCGGCATTGCAGTGGGTACCGTCGTCGCTGTGCCGCTGGGCAGCTACCTCGGCGGCCTGTATGGCTGGCGCAGCGCCTTCGTGGCTGCGGCCGCCGTCGGCGTGGTGACCCTGGCGTTCCAGCTGTTCACGCTGCCGCGCCTGGCACCCAGCGGCACCGCGCGGCTGCGCACCGTGCTGGACGTACTGCTGCGCCCCGGCATTGCCATTGGCATGTTCGGCTGCGTGCTGGTGCACACCGGGCACTTCGCGCTGTTTACCTACATTCGTCCGTTTCTGGAAAGCACCACCGGGGTCGGTACTGAAGGCTTGGCCCTGATGCTGCTGGGGTTCGGCGCGGCGAATTTTGTCGGCACGCTGTTGGCCGGCTGGTGGCTGGTGCGTAACCCGCGCGGCACGCTGGTGTTGATGCCGGCATTGGTGGGGGCGGCGGCGTTGGCCCTGGTGTTGCTGCCCGCGTCGCTGCCGGGCCAGGCATTACTCCTGGCGTTGTGGGGCATGGCGTTTGGCGGCGTGCCGGTGGCGTGGTCGAACTGGGTGGCTCGTGCAGTGCCGGATCAGGCGGAAAGTGCCGGTGGCATGGTGGTGGCGTCGGTGCAATCGGCCATCGCGGCGGGTGCGGCCGGCGGGGGCGCGATGTTCAGTGCCACGGGCATCGACGGAGTGTTCCTGGGCGCAGGGTGCCTGATGCTGCTGGCGGCACTGTTGATCGCGCTGCGTGTGCAGGTGCCTCGGCATACGTCGGCAGGGAGTGTGACGCACGCCCGGTCTTTGGTTTAG
- a CDS encoding aldose epimerase family protein: MKHPRYLLSGLALSMLIASGGAQATGLSSEHKPFGKTNDGTPVEQYILRNSHGMQATVITYGGVLQSLKVPDKHGKVDDVVLGFDDVQGYQSGTAFFGATIGRFGNRLAGGAFELDGKRYQVPLNDGPNSLHGGAQGFDKQVWKAESVKDKDSVGVKLSYLSKDGEMGFPGNLTTEVTYRLNDKNELHIDYKASTDKPTVLNLTNHSYFNLAGAGNGDILKQVATLHASHYTPVNATLIPTGELAPVKGTPMDFLKPTPIGEHIKEDHPQLKFAEPKQGGFDFNWALDNKGDVKQLAAEVHDPESGRRLQLYTSEPGVQFYTSNFLDGSVKGKAGKTYLHWSGFTLETQHFPDAPNQPKFASTRLNPGQTYTQNTVFKFSAD, from the coding sequence ATGAAGCACCCTCGATACCTGCTCTCCGGCCTGGCGCTGTCGATGCTGATTGCCAGTGGCGGCGCTCAGGCGACCGGCTTGTCCAGCGAGCACAAACCTTTCGGTAAAACCAACGACGGCACGCCGGTCGAACAGTACATCCTGCGCAACAGCCACGGTATGCAAGCCACGGTGATTACCTACGGTGGCGTGCTGCAATCGCTCAAAGTGCCGGACAAGCATGGCAAGGTCGATGACGTGGTGCTGGGCTTCGACGACGTGCAAGGCTATCAGAGCGGTACCGCGTTTTTCGGCGCCACCATCGGACGCTTCGGCAATCGCCTGGCCGGCGGTGCTTTCGAACTGGACGGCAAGCGCTACCAAGTGCCCCTCAACGACGGCCCCAACTCGCTGCATGGCGGCGCCCAGGGCTTCGACAAGCAGGTGTGGAAAGCCGAATCGGTCAAGGACAAGGACTCGGTCGGTGTGAAGCTCAGCTATCTGTCCAAGGACGGTGAGATGGGCTTCCCCGGTAACCTGACCACCGAGGTCACTTACCGCCTCAACGACAAGAACGAACTGCACATCGACTACAAGGCCAGCACCGACAAACCGACGGTGCTCAACCTCACCAACCACAGCTACTTCAACCTCGCCGGCGCGGGCAATGGCGACATTCTCAAGCAGGTCGCGACCTTGCACGCCAGCCACTACACTCCGGTGAACGCAACGTTGATTCCTACCGGTGAACTGGCACCGGTCAAAGGCACGCCGATGGATTTCCTGAAACCGACACCTATCGGTGAGCACATCAAGGAAGACCATCCGCAACTCAAATTCGCCGAGCCGAAACAAGGCGGCTTTGACTTCAACTGGGCGTTGGACAACAAGGGTGACGTTAAACAACTGGCCGCCGAGGTACACGACCCCGAATCCGGCCGACGCCTGCAGCTGTACACCAGCGAACCGGGCGTGCAGTTCTACACCAGCAACTTCCTCGACGGTTCGGTGAAGGGCAAGGCCGGCAAGACCTACCTGCACTGGAGTGGGTTCACCCTGGAGACTCAGCACTTTCCGGACGCACCTAACCAGCCCAAGTTTGCCTCGACCCGTCTGAATCCGGGGCAGACGTATACCCAGAACACCGTCTTCAAGTTCAGCGCTGATTAA
- a CDS encoding SMP-30/gluconolactonase/LRE family protein: MSLSAVTAHRAQLGEGPFWDGPTQALYWVDIAGKQALRLKDGELRIWRMPEHVSAFIPCERGDALVTLSSGVYRLDLATDALTLLCQADPHPGNRGNEARCDAQGRLWLGTMQNNIGEHGEDLPITRRSGGLFRVDADATVTPLLQGLGIPNTLLWSDDGSQVHFGDSLDGTLYQHGIQADGGLASPTVWFGPHPRGGPDGSAMDADGYIWNARWDGSCLLRLTPTGEVDRVIELPVSRPTSCVFGGPRLTTLFITSAASPLDHPLDGAVLAIDVDVPGKPCHRFAG, translated from the coding sequence ATGTCGTTGAGCGCAGTGACCGCACACCGTGCGCAGTTGGGGGAGGGCCCGTTCTGGGACGGCCCGACCCAGGCGTTGTATTGGGTGGATATCGCCGGCAAGCAGGCGCTGCGCCTTAAGGACGGGGAGTTGCGTATATGGCGGATGCCCGAGCATGTCTCGGCGTTTATCCCCTGTGAACGCGGCGATGCGCTGGTGACGTTGAGCAGTGGCGTCTACCGTCTGGACCTGGCCACCGACGCGCTGACCCTGCTGTGCCAGGCCGATCCGCACCCTGGCAACCGTGGCAATGAAGCGCGTTGCGATGCCCAGGGCCGGCTGTGGTTGGGCACCATGCAGAACAACATCGGCGAGCACGGCGAGGACCTGCCGATCACGCGGCGTTCCGGCGGCCTGTTTCGCGTGGACGCCGACGCCACGGTCACGCCGTTGCTGCAAGGGTTGGGGATTCCCAATACGTTGCTGTGGAGCGACGACGGCAGCCAGGTGCACTTCGGCGACAGCCTCGACGGCACGCTTTATCAGCACGGTATCCAGGCCGACGGCGGTCTGGCATCGCCCACGGTGTGGTTTGGTCCGCATCCGCGTGGCGGGCCGGACGGCTCGGCCATGGACGCCGATGGCTATATCTGGAACGCCCGTTGGGACGGCAGTTGCCTGCTGCGCCTGACGCCCACGGGCGAGGTGGATCGAGTCATCGAGCTGCCGGTCAGCCGCCCCACCAGTTGCGTGTTCGGCGGGCCCAGGCTCACCACCTTGTTTATCACCAGCGCGGCCAGCCCTTTGGATCACCCCTTGGACGGTGCCGTGCTGGCTATCGATGTCGATGTACCTGGCAAACCTTGCCATCGCTTTGCCGGTTAA
- a CDS encoding SDR family NAD(P)-dependent oxidoreductase codes for MSTEHAVYPDLKGKTVLVSGGASGIGEFMVRAFAAQGARVGFVDRAQSQGERLAALLSSRGHAVEFVCCDITDEIAYKAAIGRFEQSLGPITVLVNNAANDVRHTLEEVDSDTFDRLIAVNLKHAFFAAKAVVPMMKSAGGGSIINLGSVGWMMASAGYPVYAASKAAAHGMTRALARELGPNRIRVNTLVPGWVMTEKQLAMWVDDAAKDLIARSQCLPGSVLPEHIANMALFLASDASAMCSAQNFIVDGGWV; via the coding sequence ATGAGTACTGAGCACGCCGTTTACCCCGACCTCAAGGGCAAGACTGTACTGGTGTCTGGAGGTGCCTCGGGGATCGGCGAATTCATGGTGCGTGCGTTTGCCGCACAGGGCGCCAGGGTAGGTTTTGTGGACCGCGCGCAAAGCCAGGGCGAACGCCTGGCGGCGCTGTTGAGTTCACGCGGGCATGCGGTGGAGTTCGTCTGCTGTGACATTACCGACGAGATCGCCTACAAGGCCGCCATCGGTCGCTTTGAACAGTCCCTCGGCCCGATCACTGTGTTGGTCAACAACGCCGCCAACGATGTGCGCCATACCCTGGAAGAAGTCGACTCGGACACCTTCGACCGACTCATCGCGGTCAACCTCAAGCACGCGTTTTTCGCGGCCAAGGCCGTGGTGCCGATGATGAAAAGCGCAGGCGGCGGCTCGATCATCAACCTGGGTTCGGTGGGTTGGATGATGGCCTCCGCCGGTTACCCGGTATACGCCGCCAGCAAGGCCGCCGCCCACGGTATGACCCGCGCCCTGGCCCGCGAACTGGGCCCGAACCGCATCCGCGTCAACACGTTGGTGCCGGGCTGGGTGATGACCGAAAAGCAACTGGCCATGTGGGTCGATGACGCCGCCAAGGACCTGATCGCGCGCAGCCAGTGCCTGCCTGGCAGCGTACTGCCCGAACACATCGCCAATATGGCGTTGTTTCTGGCCTCCGACGCGTCGGCGATGTGTTCGGCGCAGAACTTTATTGTCGATGGCGGCTGGGTCTGA
- the araG gene encoding L-arabinose ABC transporter ATP-binding protein AraG, which produces MHAQVNQQHTAGASLRFDGIGKTFPGVKALDGICFTAHPGQVHALMGENGAGKSTLLKILGGAYIPSSGTVQIGAQTMAFKCAADSIASGVAVIHQELHLVPEMSVAENLFLGHLPTRWGVVNRGLLRKQALACLKGLADEIDPDQKLGRLSLGQRQLVEIAKALSRGAHVIAFDEPTSSLSAREIDRLMAIITRLRDEGKVVLYVSHRMEEVFRICDAVTVFKDGRYVRTFEDMSALTHDQLVTCMVGRDIQDIYDYRPREQGEVALKVDGLLGPGLREPVSFQVRKGEILGLFGLVGAGRTELFRLLSGLERARAGSLELCGEPLQLRSPRDAIAAGVLLCPEDRKKEGIIPLSSVAENINISARGAHSRFGWLLREGWEKGNAAQQIQAMKVKTPNAAQKILYLSGGNQQKAILGRWLSMPMKVLLLDEPTRGIDIGAKAEIYQIIHNLAAQGIAVIVVSSDLMEVMGISDRILVLCEGALRGEQLREHATESNLLQLALPRRVTN; this is translated from the coding sequence ATGCACGCGCAAGTCAATCAACAACATACGGCCGGGGCCAGTCTGCGCTTCGACGGCATCGGCAAAACCTTCCCCGGCGTCAAGGCGCTGGACGGTATCTGCTTCACCGCCCACCCGGGGCAGGTACACGCCTTGATGGGCGAAAACGGCGCGGGCAAGTCGACGCTGCTGAAGATCCTCGGCGGAGCCTATATCCCGAGCAGCGGCACGGTGCAGATCGGCGCGCAGACCATGGCCTTCAAATGCGCCGCCGACAGCATCGCCAGCGGCGTGGCGGTGATTCACCAGGAGCTGCATCTGGTGCCGGAAATGAGCGTGGCCGAGAATCTGTTCCTCGGCCATTTGCCCACGCGCTGGGGCGTGGTCAACCGTGGCCTGCTGCGCAAGCAGGCCCTGGCGTGCCTCAAGGGCCTGGCCGATGAGATCGACCCGGACCAGAAGCTGGGGCGCTTGTCCCTGGGCCAGCGCCAATTGGTGGAAATCGCCAAGGCACTGTCCCGTGGTGCCCATGTGATCGCCTTCGACGAGCCGACCAGCAGCCTGTCGGCGCGGGAGATCGACCGCTTGATGGCGATCATCACGCGCCTGCGCGACGAGGGCAAAGTGGTGCTCTACGTGTCGCATCGCATGGAAGAAGTGTTCCGCATCTGCGACGCGGTCACGGTGTTCAAGGACGGCCGCTACGTGCGCACGTTCGAGGACATGAGCGCGCTGACCCACGACCAGTTGGTGACCTGCATGGTCGGTCGCGACATTCAGGACATCTACGACTACCGCCCGCGCGAGCAGGGCGAGGTGGCGCTCAAGGTCGACGGTCTGCTTGGGCCAGGCTTGCGCGAGCCGGTGAGTTTCCAGGTGCGCAAAGGCGAAATACTCGGCTTGTTCGGCCTGGTCGGGGCAGGGCGTACCGAGCTGTTCCGTCTGCTCAGCGGCCTGGAGCGTGCCCGCGCCGGCAGCCTTGAGCTCTGTGGTGAGCCATTGCAACTGCGTTCGCCGCGCGACGCCATCGCCGCCGGGGTGCTGCTGTGCCCCGAAGACCGCAAGAAGGAAGGCATCATCCCGCTGTCCAGCGTGGCCGAGAACATCAACATCAGTGCCCGTGGCGCCCACTCGCGCTTCGGCTGGCTGCTGCGCGAGGGCTGGGAGAAGGGCAACGCCGCGCAGCAGATCCAGGCGATGAAAGTCAAAACCCCGAACGCCGCGCAAAAGATCCTGTACCTCTCCGGCGGCAACCAGCAGAAGGCCATTTTGGGCCGCTGGCTGTCGATGCCGATGAAAGTGCTGCTGCTCGACGAGCCGACGCGGGGCATCGATATCGGCGCCAAGGCCGAGATCTACCAGATCATCCATAACCTCGCGGCGCAGGGCATTGCGGTGATTGTGGTGTCCAGCGACCTGATGGAAGTCATGGGCATTTCCGACCGCATCCTGGTGCTGTGCGAAGGCGCCCTGCGCGGCGAACAACTGCGTGAACACGCCACTGAATCCAACCTGCTGCAGCTGGCCTTGCCGCGCCGCGTGACGAACTGA
- the araH gene encoding L-arabinose ABC transporter permease AraH produces the protein MTTQNNALPRARKPLDMRALLDNWAMLLAAIGIFVLCALLIDNFLSPLNMRGLGLAVSTVGIAACTMLFCLASGHFDLSVGSVIACAGVVAAIVMRDTDSVMLGIGAALLMGLVVGLINGIVIAKLRVNALITTLATMQIVRGLAYIFADGKAVGVSQEQFFIFGNGQLFGVPVPILITLVCFLFFGWLLNYTTYGRNTMAIGGNPEAALLAGVNVDRTKILIFAVHGLIGALAGVILASRMTSGQPMIGQGFELTVISACVLGGVSLSGGIGMIRHVIAGVLILAIIENAMNLKNIDTFYQYVIRGSILLLAVVIDRMKQR, from the coding sequence ATGACCACTCAAAACAACGCGCTGCCCCGCGCACGCAAACCCCTGGACATGCGCGCCTTGCTCGACAACTGGGCGATGCTGCTGGCGGCCATCGGCATCTTCGTGCTGTGCGCCTTGCTGATCGACAACTTCCTCTCGCCGCTGAACATGCGCGGCCTGGGCCTGGCGGTGTCGACCGTGGGCATCGCCGCGTGCACCATGCTGTTCTGCCTGGCGTCGGGGCATTTTGACCTGTCGGTGGGCTCGGTGATCGCCTGTGCCGGCGTGGTCGCGGCCATCGTCATGCGCGATACCGACAGCGTGATGCTGGGCATTGGCGCAGCATTGCTGATGGGCCTGGTCGTCGGGCTGATCAATGGCATCGTGATCGCCAAACTGCGGGTCAACGCGCTGATCACCACGTTGGCGACCATGCAGATCGTGCGCGGCCTGGCCTACATATTTGCCGACGGCAAGGCCGTGGGCGTGTCCCAGGAGCAGTTCTTCATCTTCGGCAACGGCCAGTTGTTCGGCGTGCCGGTGCCAATCCTGATCACCCTGGTGTGCTTCCTGTTTTTCGGCTGGCTGCTCAACTACACCACCTACGGGCGCAACACCATGGCCATCGGCGGCAACCCGGAAGCGGCGCTGCTGGCGGGCGTGAACGTGGACCGCACCAAAATCCTGATCTTCGCCGTGCACGGCCTGATCGGCGCACTCGCCGGCGTGATCCTCGCCTCACGCATGACCTCGGGCCAACCGATGATCGGCCAGGGTTTTGAACTGACGGTTATCTCCGCCTGTGTACTGGGCGGCGTGTCGCTGAGCGGCGGCATCGGCATGATCCGCCATGTGATCGCGGGCGTGCTGATCCTGGCGATCATCGAAAACGCGATGAACCTGAAGAACATCGACACCTTCTACCAATATGTGATTCGAGGTTCGATCCTGCTGCTGGCCGTGGTTATCGACCGCATGAAACAACGCTGA